In the genome of Nycticebus coucang isolate mNycCou1 chromosome 12, mNycCou1.pri, whole genome shotgun sequence, one region contains:
- the GOLT1B gene encoding vesicle transport protein GOT1B produces the protein MISLTDTQKIGMGLTGFGVFFLFFGMILFFDKALLAIGNVLFVAGLAFVIGLERTFRFFFQKHKMKATGFFLGGVFVVLIGWPLIGMIFEIYGFFLLFRGFFPVVVGFIRRVPVLGSLLNLPGIRSFVDKVGESNNMV, from the exons ATGATCTCCCTAACGGACACTCAGA AAATTGGAATGGGATTAACAGGATTTGGAGTGTTTTTCCTGTTCTTTGGAATGATTCTCTTTTTTGACAAAGCACTACTGGCTATTGGAAAT gtTTTATTTGTGGCTGGCCTGGCTTTTGTAATTGGCTTAGAAAGAACATTCAGattcttctttcaaaaacataaaatgaaagctACAGGATTTTTTCTGGGTGGTGTGTTTGTGGTCCTTATTGGTTGGCCCTTGATAGGCATGATCTTCGAAATTTATGGattctttctcttgttcag GGGCTTCTTTCCTGTGGTGGTTGGCTTTATTAGAAGAGTGCCAGTCCTTGGATCTCTCTTAAATTTACCAGGAATTAGATCA TTTGTAGATAAAGTTGGAGAAAGCAACAATATGGTATAA